A part of candidate division TA06 bacterium genomic DNA contains:
- the prmC gene encoding peptide chain release factor N(5)-glutamine methyltransferase yields the protein MSSPYLKWRICSRVNRNIPAVDALRNAWQSLEGSAVESPRRAAEVILSEVLGIRIPEIYLQENIALDSVQYKDYFDMVERCRQGVPLTYVVGNVEFMGLKLVVPRGVFIPRPETETLCENVLNFLKRPSPLVVADICTGCGAIALALASFRKDLICYGTDSSPEAVDSARLNAARLGVSDRVTFFRGDLAQVLKPLNLEGKLDCLVANPPYVREGEMEVLPHGVRDHEPAAALDGGVDGLKMYWPILEEASSLLKCGGLIALEVGDGQAEHVKEMLTNLSFSRVEVGCDLRGISRFVTGFKREGERR from the coding sequence ATAAGCTCGCCTTATCTCAAATGGAGAATATGCTCAAGGGTGAATAGAAATATTCCAGCTGTTGATGCGCTGAGGAACGCTTGGCAATCTCTTGAGGGTTCTGCTGTGGAATCCCCCCGACGTGCCGCAGAGGTAATCCTGTCAGAAGTCCTGGGTATCAGAATCCCCGAAATATATCTTCAAGAAAACATTGCGCTCGACAGTGTCCAATACAAGGATTACTTCGATATGGTAGAAAGGTGTAGACAGGGCGTACCACTAACCTATGTAGTGGGCAATGTTGAATTCATGGGGCTCAAACTTGTTGTTCCGAGAGGGGTCTTCATTCCCAGGCCAGAAACTGAAACGCTGTGCGAGAATGTTCTTAATTTCTTGAAGAGGCCGTCACCTCTCGTGGTGGCAGATATCTGCACGGGGTGCGGAGCAATAGCCCTGGCCCTCGCAAGTTTCCGCAAAGACCTCATCTGCTATGGGACTGACAGCTCACCAGAAGCTGTGGATTCGGCAAGATTGAACGCTGCGAGGCTTGGTGTTTCTGACAGGGTGACCTTTTTCAGGGGCGACCTGGCTCAAGTGCTGAAGCCTCTGAATCTCGAGGGGAAGCTTGATTGCCTGGTTGCAAACCCTCCCTACGTAAGGGAAGGGGAGATGGAAGTCCTTCCTCACGGTGTGAGAGACCATGAACCCGCGGCTGCCCTGGATGGAGGTGTGGATGGTCTGAAGATGTACTGGCCGATCTTAGAGGAAGCGTCATCTCTTCTCAAATGTGGAGGTCTGATTGCCCTCGAGGTGGGAGATGGCCAGGCAGAACACGTGAAAGAAATGCTGACCAATTTGTCTTTTTCCAGAGTCGAGGTCGGCTGTGACTTGCGTGGAATCTCCAGATTTGTGACAGGGTTTAAGAGAGAAGGTGAGAGAAGATGA